Genomic segment of Sodaliphilus pleomorphus:
CCGGCATTTATTTGTGGCTTGGCTGCACCGTCCAAGCCGTTTTTTAGCTATCTTTGTGTGCGATGCCCGACACCATGACACCTGAGCAACGCCACCGCTGCATGGCAGCGATACGTGGCAAGGACACGCGGCCCGAGATGGTTGTGCGCCGCTGGCTATGGGCCCAGGGCTACCGTTACCGCCTGCACGTGCGGCGGCTGCCCGGTACCCCCGACATCGTGCTGCACCGCTACCACACCGTTATCAACGTGAATGGCTGCTTCTGGCACGGCCACGAGGGCTGCCCCCACTTCACACTGCCCAAGACGCGCACCGCCTACTGGCGCGACAAAATAGCGCACAACCGGCAGCGCGATGCCCGCAATCTCGACACACTCAAGCACATGGGCTGGTATGTCATCACCCTGTGGGAGTGCGACCTGGCTCCGGCCAAGCGTCAACGCACGCTGATGGGCCTGTCGCTCGCCCTGAGCACGATCTACCTCAAGGTAGCCGGCGCACGTGGCCATGCCGAGCAGCAGCCCCTGGCTGCCGAGCCCGTCAAGCCCTACTTGCCCCGGCGGTAGTGCAAGCACACAGCCTTGTGGACTATTGCAATGTCGACAGCCAGATGCCGAAGAAGCGGTCATACACCTCGTAGGCATTGTTGTCCAGGTCGATAATGAGCTCCTTGTCGACGAGCGACTTGATGGCCGAGCGCACTGTGCTGGCGGCTCCCAAACGGTATTTCTCGATAAATTTTTTCCCAAGTATCTCCCTCGCCGTCCCTTCGCAGGCAATAGCCCGCAGCAACCGCCCTTGAAACGGGGTGACGAGGCGCAGAAAAGTTTGGTAAGTAGCCTCACCCTCCTGCACGATGCTGTGTATCGTGTCTTGTACAACGGTTGTGGTTATCAGTTTGTCGTTGCTCTCATAGAGCCGGTTGAGCACCATTTGCACATACCATGTGTGGCCACGCACCATCGTGTAGGCCTCGTGAAAGGTCTCGGCCGCAAGCCTCTGGCCATGGCTTTTGAATTTTGCTTCGGCAAAGGCAAAGTAGGCTGCCTCGTCGATCTCTTTCAACGGCATCATCTGCGTGCTTTGAAAAAACGGTCGTGCTGCCGAGGCAAACATCTCTTCCAGCACGTGTCGCTGGCTGCCCGAGAACACAAAATGTACCGATGTCAAGCGCTGGACATAGGAACGTAGCACTGCCTCGATATTTTGCTCGCCGTAGCCCACTATCGACTGAAACTCGTCGAAGGCAATGTAGCATTGCCGGCCCGATTGCTCCATGTATTGGAAAATTTCGGCCAGTGAGTGCTCGGCCATCTGTGGCTGCATGTCGACCGAGAACGACGGCTCTCCGGTCATCGGGTCCAGGGTGAGGGTAGGGCGCAACGACTTGAAAAAGGCGGCCACCGTCTTCATCACCTTGGTCCCCCGCGTGTCGAGCGTGCCAAGCACGGCATTGGCAAGCTGACGCACAAGCGAGGCAAAGCAGTCGGTTTGATACAGGTCGACGTAGTAGCACGAGGCGTGCTCATTGTTGCGCCTGAGCATGTGGAAGGCGTGGTGTATAAGTCCTGTCTTGCCCATGCGTCGTGGGCTCACGAGTGTGACATTGCGGCCATTGCGCAATGCCGAGGTCAGCCTTTGGGTCTCTTCGGCCCTGTCGCAAAAGTAGGTGGGCGATATGTAGCCCGTGAGCAGGAAAGGATTGGATGGCTTCTTGATCATCTGGTGTGCGGTTTTTTTTTGTATGTGTTGCTTGTTGCGAAAAGTTCGTTGCGAAAAGTTCGTAATGCAAAAATAACAGATTTTGCCGATATCACAAAGCCTTGTCGTCGATTATTTTTGTCGTGGAACCGGGTTGTAGGGTGTAGGATCGCTGGCTTCTCTGTGTCTCACCGGCAATGCGGCAGGGCTTCCCTGGCGTGTGGGTTGCAAAAATTGGGCGATGATTTTTTCTTCCATTTTCTTTTTTTTGCTATATAAGTATTAACTTTGTGCCAGAACGAGGTGTACTACTCCTTTTTCGTCAGGAAACCACATCTGTTTAACCACATCAACCATCATCACCAGCCATGCAACGATTTCCATTTTTCCTGCTCCTCTCCACTGTCGTGCTTGTCGCGTGGGGGGCCTTAGCGCCGCGTGGCGCTGCTGTCGCCCACAGTGTCGAGGGCATCGATGTCGACACTGCCGCTGCCGCGCCCGACACCAGTGTCGACGTCATTGCCTACTTCTGCAAGCGCGACACCACCTGCTACACCTATGAGCACTCCCGCATCAAGATCAAGGGAGGCGACACCACTGTCATGAGCTCGGTGCAGGAAGAGTTCTACGTCACTGTGCTCGACTCAACGGCCCAGGGCTACCGCATGGAGTTTTGCCCCACAAGCATCGATTTCCCTGACGCTACTGCCGGCGACAGTATCGACTTCAGCTCGATGCTCACGCTCTTGGCCAAGAACATGGTGGGTCGTAAAATCGTGTTCACCCTCTCGCCCGAGGGCAAGCTGGAGCACATCAAGAACTGGAAGGCCCTGCGCCGTGAGCTCAAAGACGGCTTCAAGCACATGATCGACAGCGTGTTCAACCGTTTGCCCCAGCTCGATACCGTGTTTGACCGCGCCAGTTTCTATGACCTCGTGAGCGTCCAGTACGACTCTGAGGAAGACGTCATCAACTCCTTGAGCGAGCTCTCGCTGCTCTTCTCGTGTCACGGGTTGTCGTTCCCGCTCACAGCCGACTCGACCTTTGTCATCGACGACGACCCCGATGCCACCATGCCGCAGCAAGTGGCCTTGAACACTGGCATTCTTGGTGCCGACGACGTTGATCCCTTCGACGAAATGGGCGAGTACGACTACTACATCGACCTGCGCACCCACACCGACCTGCCCCCCAGCATGATTTCGCTCGTGCTCAAGAGCACAATGGCTCTGCTGGGCGACTGCGAGAAGGGCAGTGCCGAGGTGACAAAGGGCTTTGACGACGCCGTCAAGGGCATGAAAGACCTGAAGTGCAACGGCGATGGCCGCTCGGTGATCAGCTACAGTGTAAATGGCTGGCCCAAGCACATCGTCGAGACCAAGCAGGTAGAAGTGACCGGCACCCAAGACGGTAAGTCCTTGCGAGAGTCGCGTATCGACCTCAAGAGCATCGACTGGTCCAGCCGCTCTTGGTTCAACTTTTAGCCGTGCCTCTTCTCATTTTGGCGGCCCAGCTGTGCGCTGTGCATCGCCTTGCCATTTTTCTTCTTAATGGCAAAAGACACGACCGAGGCGCAGTCTCTCTCTCTCTCTCTCTTGTGCGGGGAGAGCAGGGCTGCGCCTCGGTGTTGCTGAATGGAGGTAAGGGCTATTCCCACTCAATAATAATGGTCTCTTGATTACCAATATGTTAAACACATTTCTTCTATATTTGGTGTTACAAATGGGTGTCACCCTTGTGCTGTGCGAAGATAATCATTATCTCGATCACAACCAAATGTGGGACCTAAAGGTGTAGAACCGTTTCTTTAGTCTCATACAAGTGCTGAGACCAATGCAATATTTTTTTGCAACTGTTCTCAATGGTGTACCTCTTCCGATCTCTCTGATTGGTCCAGGATAGTCCTTGAGAAATTGATATGTTGTTTTCTTTGGTCGAGCCATATTCATATAGTTTTAGAGTGCGAACTCTCGTTTTACCTTCTGGACTGTGGATGGAGAGAAGCCTGTTATCTTGGCTGTGTTCCGGACCGACTGACCTGTTCTTAAGTTCTTCAAGATAGACTTGTATTCTGTGGCCATCTGGTCTTTAGTCTTGATACCAGAACCTTTTGG
This window contains:
- a CDS encoding very short patch repair endonuclease, with amino-acid sequence MPDTMTPEQRHRCMAAIRGKDTRPEMVVRRWLWAQGYRYRLHVRRLPGTPDIVLHRYHTVINVNGCFWHGHEGCPHFTLPKTRTAYWRDKIAHNRQRDARNLDTLKHMGWYVITLWECDLAPAKRQRTLMGLSLALSTIYLKVAGARGHAEQQPLAAEPVKPYLPRR
- a CDS encoding AAA family ATPase codes for the protein MIKKPSNPFLLTGYISPTYFCDRAEETQRLTSALRNGRNVTLVSPRRMGKTGLIHHAFHMLRRNNEHASCYYVDLYQTDCFASLVRQLANAVLGTLDTRGTKVMKTVAAFFKSLRPTLTLDPMTGEPSFSVDMQPQMAEHSLAEIFQYMEQSGRQCYIAFDEFQSIVGYGEQNIEAVLRSYVQRLTSVHFVFSGSQRHVLEEMFASAARPFFQSTQMMPLKEIDEAAYFAFAEAKFKSHGQRLAAETFHEAYTMVRGHTWYVQMVLNRLYESNDKLITTTVVQDTIHSIVQEGEATYQTFLRLVTPFQGRLLRAIACEGTAREILGKKFIEKYRLGAASTVRSAIKSLVDKELIIDLDNNAYEVYDRFFGIWLSTLQ